ctacctcgccaccttaaggaaagaaatatctaatgccttGGTTGAAGGccaaaaaacaccggcagagcaaatgcaacacctcaccggtatagttcagaggacagaggtagcaataaaagatagcaaaaagttgcTTGGAAGCTTGAAtttagttttggcagatctttttcagattttaaccaaccggttacaagggtgaagtaggaaactacactctattgacactttgacaacctttgtcattgatgccaaagggggagtagtggtatgagaaaaatccaataacttagggatcatctgcttagggggagcacacatttttggtaacaatttttggacttcaatttttggatacacttctgaatttttctcatgaatgttgttatcaatgccaaagggggagattgttggcaaatgaacactccaatgagacattgtaggtgattgaaggttttgtcattgatggcaaccttacaatcctattacaccggcaaggcaatccactagcACCAACAAAGTcggattctacactggcacacagaccaccgacaccagtagtgaaaggaagcatactgacacagaagccgacaagaatttttgattttaatttattttgtttattattgtaaaatcattgtaagccgacttggcaaattgtaaaatgactcatatatataagagatcattgtagaacaattaggtatgcatagaggaatgtaattaggccaaataaggcaaacctattatgtgaattataggttaagggtttatgtaagaagtagagctataaaccagtactagatctggcatagtagatgcgattttgaagcagtacaagacattggatttatataatccattttgtaagtcagtgagacttcccattttgtaattgagcagtgagctctaggcacttggccttcctgcatgtgtaggcccctcttgtagcagtaatattctcttattggctagtaagtgaatattgtgggtcacaaatcccaccgaggtttttcccacaccgggtttccttgttaaactattgtgttatggtgtgtttttcatgtggttgctgttatctttgtttattgcattactttctatttaccgatatacaatattaatattctttacatgttttaagacaagaaaatctatttattggttagatactgattcaccccccctctcagtatctgtgggaatcctaacactatcaGCCAATGAGAAGTCTGGTGGAATCAGGAGGACCGGTACCATTCAGAGAGACTTCTTGGAGTTTGTAGAAAGAAACCAATTGTTGGATATTATTCCTAAGAATGGTAgcttcacatggacaaataggagGTTGGGCTTCACCAATATAGCAGAACGCTTAGACCATTTCTTTGTTGCCAGTGACTTGCTAGGACAAAATCTTACACTGGAAGCATCAAACCTCCCACTCACCGGATCAGACCATTACCCAATTTGCCTAGAGGTTTCCAAAGGACAGTCTGAAGGGGGTACCCCCTTCCGGTTTGAGAAGATGTGGCCGAGAGAGCCTAAGCTATATGACTTAATCTCAACCTAGTGGGAGGAGCCAATATTTGGAAACAACTCAAGTATATAAAAACTCAATAAGAAGCTTAAACACATTAAAAACAAGATCAAACAATGCAATGCTAACCATTTTAGAAACATCCATGTGGAAAAGCTAAGGATTCAGGGGGAACTTGAAGAAGTAACGAACATTGTGATATCATCCAGAATGAATGCAGAAACATTCACTAAGGAGAAATCCATGAAATCTAAGCTAAGTGAAATACTTTGGCGTGAGGAAATACATTGGCGTCAGAAAACAAGAGAATTATGGCTAAAAGAGGGAGATAGgaacaccaagttcttccacatAACTGTGATAGCCAactagaatagaaatagaatatcgGAAATAAAGAAAGCCAAAGGGGATACTATGAACAGTTATGAAGAAATTGCAAAGGAAGCGGTAAGACATTTTGAAGATATGATGAATGGTGTCAATCAGGTAGATCAAACTATGAGAAATAAAGTTCTTGATGCTATCCCATCGGTGATTATTGAGGATCAGAACTTAGCACTTTATAACAAAATTTTGATTGAAAAGGTCAGGAAGGCAACTTTTCAACTCAACCCTGATAAAATCCAGGTCCTGATGGCTTCATAGCTGCCTTTTTTCAGCAATTTTGGAATATCATTGCCCATGATCTGGCTCTAGCAGTGGAAGGATCCAGGAGGAAAAGGACTATGTTAGGAGCCATCAATCACACTTTTTTGGCACTCATCCCTAAGAAACAAACCCCCCTGGAAATGGGTGATTACAGACCTATTTCTTTATGCAACACGGTCTATAAGATAGTGACAAAAATTATTGCAAATAGAATGAAACCCCTCATGAAATATCTCATATCGGAGGAACAGAGTGGATTTGCTCTGGGCAGATCAATTGTGGAAGGTATAATCACTACCCATGAAACACTTCATATGGCAAGGAAAACAAAGACTCATGCATGATTCTCAAATTGGACATTTTAAAGGCTTATGATATGGTTGACAGGACCTTTTTAATTGATGCACTAAGGAAGTTTGGCTTCTCCAATGAATGGATAACATGGGTTAATAGTTTCCTATCATCTGTAAAATTCTCGGTTCTGGTTAATGGTTCCTCTCATGGCTTCTTCCCCACCTCTAAAGGGATCCGACAAGGCGATCCAATGTCTCCTTTTCTATTCATAATCATGGCTGAAGCCTTAGGCAGAACAATCAGAAATCTTCATCTAAATGGAAGCTGGCAAGGGGTTAATGTGGCAAATGGGGTGGAGCACACAACTCACCTACAATTCATTGATGACACCATCCTGTTTGGGGCTGCTTGTAGAAAAGAGGCAAAGACTATCAAAACTAGTCTGGAAGATTATTGCAAAGTGTCTGGGCAAAAAATCAATTGGCACAAATCAGAAGTGTACTTCAATAATACCCCGTTAGCGCTGCAAGGTAATCTATCCAGGATACTCAACCTCAGAATTGCAAACTTCCTGGGGAAATTTCTTGGCACTCCTCTCTTCACCGAAAGCAACAAGAAAGACTATTGGAAGcatctcattgagaaatgtaagaCAAGACTAGCAAGCTGGAAAGGGAAATGGTTATCATCGGTAGGGAAATTCACAATGATCAAGTCAGTCCTCTCTGCACTACCGATCTTTTCTATGTCCTGTCTAAAGCTACCAGTGGCAATTGAGAATGAGCTAACCTCTATAATGTGGAACTTCTTATGGAATGAGACAAATGAGAAAGGGAAGTTTCCCCTTATAGCCTGGAAAAAAATTAGTCAACCAAAAAATGCAGGGGGAGTAGGTATTTGACAAATCTCATCTATGAACTTGGCAATGGGGGCTAAGCTTGTATGGGAGATCTGCAGTGGTGGCAATTAGAAATGGATCAGAATCTTAAAAGACAAGTATCTGGACTCTCTTGAACCTAAAAGAATTCTCACAATTGATAACCCCCCCAAAGAATCCCGCATCTGGAATTTCATTTTTGAAAGTAGAGACATTATAAGTGACCATGTTACATGGGAGATAAAGTATGTGAAGAATGCCTCCTTTTGGAAGGACTCATGGGGGGGTGAAATTGCATTAGGTGCTAATGAGTCTCTACATGCTATAATGGAAAGAACCTACTGATTATGGGGAAATAAGGTGTGTGATTATGGGTACTCAGCCAACATAAATGGAATTGACAAATGGGAGTGGAAACCTCTCGATCCTTTGGGTCTTAACCAAACCCAAAAGGGTGTATTCACAAAAATCCTTAATAAATAGACAATCAGTCCTTCCTTGGAAGATGACATCATCAAATGGTGTGGCTCTTCGGATGGCAGATACAAGGTTTGCTTTGGCTATAAAATTAAGGAAGCAGCCATAGATAAAAAAGATTGGCCGGTTAGCCTTTTTTGGCATAAATTCCTTCTCCCCAAAGAAGGGACCTTTCTCTGCCTGAAATAGGAAGAAACAACGGATCACTTCCTCCTTCATTGCAAATATGCTTGTACCTGCTGGTGGTACTTTATGAACATATTGAATCTCCATAACCCATTTCCTAAAGGGCTGTAGGAATGGTTTCAACAATGGCCAAAGCTGAAGGGAAAGGCTATTTTTGGAGATCTGCTACTTATCCTACCTTCACTATTGATCTGGGaattatggaaagaaaggaaccggAGGATCTTCCATAATAAGGATATGACCCCTGTAGCACTATGTGGAAAAAATGGACTTCATCTATCTAAACTATTGAATGAGTCAGTCAGGCACAAAACACTAAAAAAGAATATCTACACAGACTGGGATTAGAGGATAAAATTGGCCTTCCCAAATCTGAACATTCCACCAATCTTTGGTAGGGATTCAGTTGCTATACTAGTAACTCCGAgatagaatgtcaaatgggaagcaCCACAAGTTGGATGGACCaaagtaaattttgatggtgcttctgtaGGTAACCCGGGCCAGAGTGGTATTGGTTGCATTATGAGGAGCTCAGATGGCAGGAGCCTCAGGGAAGTCTCAGAAAGAATTGGGATTGCTACCAACAATGAGGCAGAGTTTAGAGCTACACTTAGAGGACTTCAACTAGGGATTGAAATGGGAATACAACACATCCATCTAGAAGGGGACTCTCTGAATGTGGTAAATGCAATCAGACATTGTAGCACTCCCAGCTGGCAGCTAAACCAATGGCTACAGCCTATTCTGAAACTATTAATGAAATTTGAGGAATTTCGGATTTCTCATATATATCGGGAGGGGAATGAAGAGGCTGATAGACTCTCGAAGCCAGAAACTGATGGTCAGTAACACTAAGGGACAATCACAGGTACAGGTCCAATATAGATATTCCTGCCTTTTTCTTGGCAATGCTGGTATATATGGGGATGTCCAAGCAGAAGGCCAAATTTCTCACACAAATGCTATTCCACCACCGTTTGCTGGGTGAAATAAATGCAGTATTAGACAACATTGATGGGAATCACCATACACCGCTGCCACAGAACTACTATATGTCACATGGTAATGGAGCAGAGGTAAAGAAGTTTGTTGTTGTGAACTCACTTGAATTTGAAGCACTTCAGACAATCTAGCCAATAGTCAACAGGAATATCGCCTTCCTAATGAAAGTGGCGAGGGCTCAACCGGGTTTTACCAATGAATGGAGAAAATATTTCTTGCAGGCAGAGGGCATTGCCCTTGAGCCAAACATGGGCATCATCGCAGATGGAGCATTGGCGGAGGATACAAATTGGGGTTTTGGCTAGGGGGAAGAATGGATCCCAGATGACTAGAGACACTCGACAGAGAAGGTAGAATCTTATGCGCACATAGACTACGGGACTGAATGTCCCATTGTGCTGGAGGCATCTCATGCATTAGCCCGAGAGAACTCTGAAGATGACTCAGGTGGTTGAAGGCAACAACATACCGGTGAcagttttttttggaaattttgaaataTTGTAATGGCTTAatggttgagtctttaggtttacTGTCACTATAAAAAAGACAATCTAGTAAAGTGCCATTGATGGCTTTTTTATCCAGCTTTCTGCTGGTTTGTTACTGTCTCTGACAGGGTAATGGGAGGGGGTTTTCTTCTCAATTCTTTCCCCCTACCGCCCTCACTGAATCAGGTTTTTGTATTTATCAAAtcgattaatacaagggtgctgcccctctacaactatttacttattaaaaaaataaaataataataacaagtGTAGAATTGTATAATAGTATAATTGTAATAAGAATACTAGATACTAAAATCTAAAAtgcatatataaaataaaatatcttttgtatacacctaaaaatagtctgaagatagttaattaaatatgcagttatttgattaattccccttcccaattaattgaattcacaagcaatttgattaatttctctattcatctactagtaaataaatctacatgatttatttatatagttcattttatatccccctttgattaattaatttccccccatataaatcaattcctctaatccctaattaaaattaacaaactcaagtttgttgagat
This genomic stretch from Cryptomeria japonica chromosome 8, Sugi_1.0, whole genome shotgun sequence harbors:
- the LOC131857752 gene encoding uncharacterized protein LOC131857752; the protein is MNATIKAHRDKLKEDTTMHQGLMVYYHLKANQIAHPQLSISDSEEEGSDSDFSMGDEFESDSKSETEESLEDSEVELGKKRKKRKDPNINQKVEEEITGEGFNQSVGGNAKHITGGDVPNTKQTKAGKFMAEYVDDLGKTVTRVEEIRDALNPRFKQVEKVLEEIKTNDNAMDQRMADTNNKLNKIETYLRSITEQSHNILKALTDNTKVLISKMENEKESLELEPDMEGMGDVQGPRMRTRDKDTNGKIDVASEPLVIDNTEGKLAVGNIEQQAEQQAEQQVHIETFLIDALRKFGFSNEWITWVNSFLSSVKFSVLVNGSSHGFFPTSKGIRQGDPMSPFLFIIMAEALGRTIRNLHLNGSWQGVNVANGVEHTTHLQFIDDTILFGAACRKEAKTIKTSLEDYCKVSGQKINWHKSEVYFNNTPLALQGNPGQSGIGCIMRSSDGRSLREVSERIGIATNNEAEFRATLRGLQLGIEMGIQHIHLEGDSLNVVNAIRHCSTPSWQLNQWLQPILKLLMKFEEFRISHIYREGNEEADRLSKPETDVLDNIDGNHHTPLPQNYYMSHGNGAEAEGIALEPNMGIIADGALAEDTNWGFG